From the Helianthus annuus cultivar XRQ/B chromosome 17, HanXRQr2.0-SUNRISE, whole genome shotgun sequence genome, the window ACGCAAACTTTCTTTATTTTGTGGGTTCGATTTCTCAAATCAAATCTTTTTTACTTTGGGAATCGATTTAACCCGTACGTGCTTCTTTTATTCAATTTTACAAATAACTTTGTTCGTGTTCTCTTGTAATGTTTGGTAACTTGTAAAGATTTTGGATAGGGATGGCTATAAGATTAAGATGGGTTGAGATGAGCATTTGGAGTTTCGGTCACATAATCGATTATGaacaatatataatataatttcaaTCAATATAATATAGTTATGATTGAATAAAACTGCGATtcttatatattattataataatgtTGCCAAGGAGTCTAAATAAGGTTTAACTTTAAGTTCCTGAAACGATGCTGGAATGGGGTACAAAACGATTTTCTTGCTTTATTTGAGGACTTCTACCATAAAGCGGTGTTGGGGCCCGGGTGTACCTCGTCGTTTATAGCTCTTATTCCAAAGTCTAATGATCCCATGGGTTTTCGAGACTATCGTCCGATCAGTCTAGTTGAATGTGTGAACAAAGTAATTTCCAAGGTGTTGGTTTCTAGGCTGAAAAATGTAGTTGGCAAGCTGGTGTCACCTGAGCAAACGACATTCTTAGCTGGGAGATGCATCATGGATGGGCCACTAGTGCTTAACGAGTTATTGGGGTGGATGAAGAAGGCGAAAAAGAAAGAGATGTTCTTCAAAGTAGACATTGATAAGGCGTATGATTCCTTGAATTGGGGGTTCTTGGACCGGGTTCTAGAACAAATGAATTTCCCAAGTCAATGGAGGAAATGGGTAATGGCCGTGGTGACTTCGGCTCGGGCTTTGGTGCTTATAAATGGGTCTCCAACGCACGAGTTTATTTGTCATCGGGGTCTTAAACAAGGGGACCCCTTTCCCCATTTTTATTTGTTCTAGCAATGGAGGCCTTGACTGGTTGTATGAAGAGGGCGTGCTCGGTTGGACTCTTTCATGGGTTGGGGTGTGGGAACCGGGGGCCGGTTCTCTCACACTTGATGTACGCCGACGATGTTGTTTTTCTCGGGGATTGGTCCACATCTAATGCAAAGAACCTAAAAAGGCTGCTCCGATGTTTCTATTTGGTGTCGGGCTTGCGCATAAATTTAACAAAATGTAGTGTGTTTGGCATTGGTGTGGGAGGCCAGGAAGTCCAGGTTATGGCAGATATTATGAATTGCAAAGCGAGGGTGTTTCCTTTTAACCATTTGGGTTTTAAAGTGGGGGCCAACATGAATCTTTGCAAGTATTGGAAGCCGGTGTTGGATGTCTTTCAAAGTCGGTTGTCGATATGGAAGGCGAGACAACTTATCTTTTGGAGGTCGTGTAACACTCGTCAAGTCGGTACTAAATTCTCTCCCTACACACTATTTTTCCTTGTATAGGGCTCCGGTGAGGGTCATTGAGGCATTAGACCGTATGCGAAGAGTGTTTTTCTGGGGGGCTCGGACGCAGTGGCGGAGCTTGGCCAAAAGTTCCGAGGGGGCGGAAAATCAtgggacccaatttatatattgtataatatttaggcaaaataatcaGGGGGacaatcctatataattttaaaattttcgaacaAAACATATGAAattttacacttctaaccgaaacattggggggcgggtgcaccccccACTTTACACTATGCTCCGCCTCTGCTCGGACGAGAAGGCGAGGCTTAATTGGGTCGCGTGGCAAAAGGTGTGTGCCTCAACCGAATATGGAGGTCTTGGGTTCGGATCCTTAAGGGACGCAAACCTATCAATGTTGTCTAAGTGGTGGTGGCGGTTTAAACTTGATAATGGTGGTTTGTGGCGAAGGGTAGTATGGTCAATTCATCATAATGCTAGGGGGTGGAACCCTATCCCCATAAAATTATCCATTTCGGGGCCGTGGAAGCAGATTGCCAGCTCAGTTCAGGAGGTGAAGCGAGCCGGAGTTGATGTGTCCAATGCAATTAGAGGTGTAGTGGGTCGCGGATCTGATATATTTTTTTGGCTTGACTCTTGGGTTGCAGAGGAGCCTTTGGCAACTCGCTTTCCTGCTTTATTTGCCTTGGAAAGGAATAAATTTGTAGCGGTTTCTGAGCGGGTCGATCCAGGTGGGGCGGGTTGGAAATGGGACTGGAAAAGGTGTGTAGGGCTGGTGTGGAAAGGGTGGAGCTGCAACAGTTAGATAACATGATTATGCCGCCTATGTTGTCGGATGCTAAGGACCGTTGGATCTGGGCAATGGATGGGCTTGGTAAATTCACTGTTGCCAGCCTAAAGAAGTTGCGACAGGATAACCGGTTCGAGCCGGCGCCTTATGTCATAAAACGAAACAACTGGGTCCCTAGAAAAGTGGATATACTAGCTTGGCGAGCCGAGTTGGACAGGATCCCAACAAGGTGTGCATTGATCCGAAGGAATATAAACGTCATGTCTAATCTTTGTCCGTTATGTAGCGAATATCCGGAAACGGTAGAACATCTATTTATATCCTGCGAATTTGCACAGATGGTTTGGAATGTGGTGTCACAATGGTGTAAGCTCGGTCCCGTTTTCGCCTTTGGTATGAGAGATATTTTGGATGGTCACTCCTATGTTAGTGGGTCACCAAAATTGAAGAAGGCCTTTCATGCCGTATGCCTTACGACACTGTGGTGCATTTCGAAGAGTCGGAATGAACTGGTTTTTCAACAAAAACACAGTTCCCTGCAGAAAGTGGTTGGGGATATAAAGGCCTTAAGCCTACTGTGGGTAAGAGCAAGATCAAAATAGTATAGTTTGACTTGGGATGTTTGGAGTGGCTTCAACTTATCTAGTTTGGGATGGTAGTTCGCATTAGAATACTATGATGTTGTGTATCTGTGGGTGTGTAATATGTACATTTGGTGTATGCTAGTTTCCCGCTAGCTAGGTTGGAATAAAATTTTCGttggcctttcaaaaaaaaaaaaaaacaagtataTTTTTCTCCAATTTTTCACCCAAGACTTTAAATACGAGATCCAAAGTTGATTAAGAATGTAGTTTCACACTCCGGAtgtagttaattttttttattaggaCACAAGAGGTGTACATGTACCAAAGTTGATAAGTGGCCATCACTGTGTCGTAACTCTTAGGTACAAACATAACAACATAGTTATACGAGGACATCGGATCCTAAAATATGACTAGTTCTATAGTTTTCTTTAAAACTAGTGACCCGAATGATGCCAAATTCTTATAATAGAGACGTTGATATAAACAAAGTTTATTAGAAAATTAATACAAAGAATACCCCTAATGGAGTTTAACATCTTCATGCAATATTAACATAAACAAAAAATAAGAAAACAAGGAAAAACATATTAACATAAACAACCCCACCATTTCACTAATCAAGAATCAAGACCAGATAAATACACAACCAAATCTGAAACAATAAAAGTTCAAACCACATCCAAATAATTCACAAACATAATAACTAAAGtggaaaaataaagaaataattAATCCTGGAGAAAAGACACATATGCCCCTCCTTTTTTTAGTTTGTAGGGTTGCTCCTGAAAGAACCCAAGGCCTTGATGGCTGCAGCCCTCAAGATATACTGATGGTATGCTGCTGCTGCTAAAGCTCCCACAAATGGTCCAACCCAAAAGATCCACTGCACAAACATACACCCATTTATAACTCAACAACCTTTGTACAACTTTCAATGCTATATGTACAATCTTTCTTTTCATTTTAGTCAATGTACAACCCTATCCATTGTACAACGTACAATTCTTCCCATAGGACAGTTTACGGCACACCACCATCATTGCACAGTGTACGTTATTGTACAACTctttatgcataatgtacaagtctAGAATTTTAACAttatgttttttaaaaaaaataaacttacaTGGTCATCCCAAATTTTTTCATTGTTGTAAATCACAGCAGCACCAAAGCTTCGGGCCGGGTTGATACCGGTTCCAGTAATGGGTATGGTAGCCAAATGCACCATGAACACCGCAAACCCAATTGGTAGTGGAGCCAAAACCTACAACGTACAAGTATTAATACACAACGTACAAGTATGCTATGTACATGgtgaacaaacaaacaaacatagccACAAGTCAAGAGCAAAACACATACAGGAACATGAGAGTCACGTGCACTTCTCTTGGGGTCAGTAGCAGAGAAGACGGTGTAGACAAGCACAAACGTACCAATGATCTCAGCACCAAGTGCCGTACCATTGTTGTACCCTGGTGCAACCGAGTTTGCACCACCACCTAAGGAGTTGTAGTAGCTCTTCATGAACAACTTCACCAGACCCACACCACATATTGCACCCAAACTTTGTGCTACCATGTAGCCAAGTGCCCGTATCAAAGACACCTTCCGTGCCAAAAATAACCCAAAAGTAACCGCAGGGTTAATATGACCACCTATTAATTTCAATAAACATACCATGTTATAGTGGCTGGGCAAACTTTATATTAATAATTACAATAATTACACTAAAGCTTATTTTGTGCTTACCGGAAATACCGGCGGTGCAGTAAACGAGGATGAAGATCATGCCGCCGAAGGCCCAAGCGATGCCGAGGATGCCAACGCCGCCGCATGGGTCGGTTTCTTTCTTGTAGCCGATGACAGTGGCGACGGTGACGTAGAGGAAGAGTAGGGTGGCGACAAACTCTGCTATGAGGGCTCGGTAAAAGGACCAGAGCTTCAGCTCCGCCATGTCAAGGAGGGGTGCCGGTGGTGGGTCGACATAGTCTCGCCTTGCTGTTTCTCCGATTTCGCTTACTTCTTTCGACATTTCTGTAGAGAAAATGTGGTCTTCTGTTTCTCTGTCTACAACTCAGGTTTTTATTATgaggtttttgtgtgtgttttgtaaAGGTGGTGGGTGTGTGTCTTTTTAAAGAGGGAATGATTGGGGTTTGGATAAGTGAAAGGGTGTTTTGGgaattttttgaattttggagGTTTTGAGTTTGTTTGCAGTGTAGTCCTTGTAGTTTATGTGTTTCGTCATGAAGGCAATGTTGTTGAATTTATTATTAACAAATGGACCTTAAGACACATTGGCCATGTAAGACAATTATAACATTATATTTTTAATGTACTTCCTTTTTGTAACATTTGTAGATGTATTAATGCAATGATGTGGCTATATATTTGCGTGTGCACATATTGTTGattcatgatttttttttctattttcatTATTAGCACTTATTCTTTCTTTTTTGAACAACATATTAATAATGGAACTTTTAAGTTTAGCTTAACATGTGATTCTAGGTCTAATTAGCCTTTGATAAAGCTCATACATGAAAGTCTTACATTGACATTATCGTTTGGTTAGGCATCGGGTCTCTGATCCAACACAAACCTCCTCTTGCTTCCTCTCTATTGTATTTCCATCTAAAACCTTTTATAATTCACATTCGACACGACAATGACTTGATCATATATTCATATGAGGTTGGTCTTGGAGCCACTATTAAGTGGTTATCTATGTATTGTAGCTCATATATGGACTAAAAAAGACACAAAAATGATGGATACAATATAACTCAATAATAAGACATGATTAAAATTATGTAATAACAACATGTCTTACTAATCATAACATGTGTTGAACGAGTATTATACATGTCtaaaaataaaattgatgatTTCAGAAAGCAAAAATACCATTGCACCATTAATGTTGTTTCTCCACACGAAATTTGTTGGATTTGTTAACAAAAAAACATACTTAAAATTGGAGTTTATTTGAATAATGAAATTGTTAAAGGGGTCAAGTGCAATTTAATAAAAGTTTAGGAAATTAGTGGAAAAGCGGGCCCAGAAGTACAGCGAAGACCATGTGAAGAGATTATCAGTGGCCTTTGGGTTGGGGGGCCTAATCCCCTGTGGGCACTTCTTTGACAGCCTATCATACGCCACAGTGTTCCAACGGCTAAATGCATGACTATGACCTATCCTTTTTCTTTGAATTTTTTCCTTGTTCCGAAATTTTAACAGCTAAATTTGGTATCGTTGTTTATTACTATTACAGGTCCTTTAACTTTTGTTTTATGTCAAACTGGACCCTTTACTTTTCTGGAACTTGGTGTCACATGTGACTCATCTGACCCATTGGAAGCTTGAGCTTGGCGTGGCGTGAGGCCCAAAAAGATATTTTACAATTTACCTCGTCTTCAATGTGTAGTGAAAGTGAATGCATTAAACTTGCTTTTATATTAAAGttagtataatataataatatactGTAGTGAAAGTGAATGCATTAAAACTTGCTTTTGTATTAAAGTTAGTATAATACAAAATAATGTTGTTCCTATAGACTATAGTAACATTATATTGTTACACTAGGACCTTTTTGTTAAATAAGTTTTTACAATATAAACGATATAATTATATAATCTTAAAAAAACTTATATAACTAACGGCCTTTTTTAAATAGTAACGTTCTTTTATATAAACGAATTTTTATTACCATATGATAGTTTATACACCTAATTTGAATTTATTACAAAAATCGGCCCATCTTAATTAGTAACACTGAATATCTCATAATAGCCTTGTATTACAAAGGTTGAATACTGAAAAACATGTAATACAcaaatttatatactattaatatgAATGAAATTACATATTACGTTACATATAACGgtgtataaaaataataataataatattttttcatCATTGTGTATCTTTTAagtataatttttatttaaaataaatctctATGACCTCAATTATGTTTACAAAATTCATTACAAAATAAATCAATATACTTCTAATGTCGAATCAGGATCAACTAGAACAGAAATAAAGCATCAACTCGATGGTTATGCCGCGCACGATGTCCCTGCAGTCTATATGCGATGAATAGACTCCTGCTTCAATGGGATCTTTTATCCTGGTCGGAGGAGAAATGTACACCTAATGCCCGGACTGAATCCAACATATTTTGACCAATTCAAGGTGAAAAACTTCTCTTTGCTGGCCAAGTTATCGCCATGGGGCCAAGCTAGAGGATTTTCCATCGATCGTGACTCAAGAACGTAAGGAACTGAAATCGCTCAAGCGGAAGACCTCTTCGAGGTCAAGGTTCAGATCATTCAGCGAATGCAAGTTCATGATCCAACCGGGGATTGGATTTCTGTTAGACATTTTTTTGAGATAGAGATTTATAGAAAAAGTTCCATTCATACAAAAAAAACCCATTCAAGATGAGAAGCAATTCTCCATTGGTAGCAAATGGTTATCCCCGGGATGACATCTACTCACTAACCAAGCCTATGGCTATGTGAACTTCGCTCAATGAGAAAATGAGTCCAATTCTAAGGGATCAAACCTATGGGACTTAAggaataatataaaaaaaaaagaggGAAAAATATTCATCTCTAGGAATAAAAAACATTTATTGATCATAAATCGGTGTCGCTACAAATCTTAATATTATCTCATCAATAAGGCCActgggtgtcacaccccaaccgacggcggaatcatcggggcatggcactgagcgaaacagattgtccagaagtttccataacaattatcatcactattcagtttaaattaacacgtcccataccgtgtcccaaataacaaacaaattattacagataacaactagtcaaatgttctgttccgaca encodes:
- the LOC110925968 gene encoding aquaporin PIP2-7 translates to MSKEVSEIGETARRDYVDPPPAPLLDMAELKLWSFYRALIAEFVATLLFLYVTVATVIGYKKETDPCGGVGILGIAWAFGGMIFILVYCTAGISGGHINPAVTFGLFLARKVSLIRALGYMVAQSLGAICGVGLVKLFMKSYYNSLGGGANSVAPGYNNGTALGAEIIGTFVLVYTVFSATDPKRSARDSHVPVLAPLPIGFAVFMVHLATIPITGTGINPARSFGAAVIYNNEKIWDDHWIFWVGPFVGALAAAAYHQYILRAAAIKALGSFRSNPTN